AACCTTCTGGGCAAAGACGCTATTTATTGCCCGGACTCTCATACGAACGCGATTACTCTATCAAAGCTCAAGAAAGACGACTGTGTCTTTGCCATCTCACATTCCGGGGAGAGCAAGGATGTAGTCCTTCCCCTTCAAAAGGTCAGGAACACGGTGCGCATAATTGCGTTGACAGGCTTCATCGATTCAACGCTTGCGAAAATAGCCGATCTCTGTATCGTCACTTCGGTGCCGGAGGAGATGAATATAAGAACCGATGCCATAGTTTCTAGATGTTTACAGATGGTAGTTGTGGACTCCCTATTCGCTTGTTTGGCTGTCAGAGAAGGCGAAGAATCGCTCGATACATTATCTCTATCCAGGAAATCACTATCATACTTGAAATTTTAATTTAACCAGGAGGTGCAACATGGCTGTTTTCAAAGGAATAATCCCACCGGTGTTAACAACGTTCGATTCATCGGGAAAAGTTGATGACAAGTGCTATCTAAATCTGATAGATTTTCTCTCTCAGAAGGTACACGGTCTTTTCGTTTGTGGCACTTACGGTTCAGGGCCACTCATGTCGGTCGAGGAAAGAAAACACGTGACCGAACTTGCTGTCGAAGGTGCAAAAGGCAGGGTACCTGTAATAGCACATATCGGGGGAACCAACCCTGATGACATTTTCGAACTGGCAAAGCATGCAAAAGAAGCGGGAGCTGTGGCCGTGGCGACCGTTGTTCCATTTTACTTTTCCTACTCGCAGGCCGATATTATAAGATTCTTCGCAAAGCTAGTAGAAATTTCGAGTCTACCTGTCTTCATCTATAACAATCCCAAAACTACAGGTGTATCAATCGATATTGACACCCTCAAGAAGCTTCAAGCTGTTGGATTATACGGTATCAAAGACTCATCTTTCGACCTGTTGTATTTCTACTCTGTAAAGCACAACATGGATATTGACAAGTTCTGCTACATAACAGGAACAGAAGCATTCATAATGCCGGCTGTTCCGCTGGGAGCCAAAGCAGCTATCTGCGGTCTAGCGAACGCACTGCCCGAACCGGTAGTCGAACTTTACAACGAAACATCGGCAGGAAACTACGCCAGAGCGTTGGAACTTCAGGTGAAGGTAAACCAATTGAGAGACGTACAACACTACGCTCAAAGTATCCCGGCGATTCATGCTATGCTCAAAATGAGAGGCATTAACTCCGGCTACCCGAGAATGCCGTACAGTTTGGTTGACGATTCGATCTACACAAAGATGGAAAAGGCACTCATCGATAAAAAGGCGCTCTAGGGGGTGATGCTTTGAAAAGAGCTCTCGGCATGGGCGAAATAATGATTCAAATGAATCCTACGGAAAAGGGAGCTCTCAGATTCCAGACGCTTTTCGAGAGACACGTGGCCGGTTCTGAGGCGAACACAATCATCCAGATGCAGCGTCTGGGAATAGAGTGTTCCTTCCTGACATCGGTTGGCAGCGATGAATTTGGTAAGGTGATCCTTTCGACACTGAGATCGGAGGGAGTCAACACCGAGGGTGTGATCGAAGACGAAAAGAACCCGACCGCCGTTTACTTCGTTCAGAGAAGCTACCCGGTTCCCGAAAAGACTATGGTCTTCTACTACCGAAAAGGCTCGGCCGCGAGTAACTATGGTCCGCAGTACCTTAAAGACAGCTATTTCGATGGAATAGACCTCTTTCTCGTGAGCGGTATTACACCGGCCTTGAGCGATAGTTGTCGCGATGCCGCAATAAAAGCGATTGATATGGCTAAAAAGCACGGGGCCCTGGTAGCCTTTGATACAAACATCAGGATAAACCTTCTCAAAACCAAAGAGAACGCTCTGAAGACTCTTGAACCGTTTATAAGGAAGGCTGATATACTTTTCACCGGAGCTGGCGATTTGAGCATGCTGTTCGACGGTGATCTGGAGAAATCGAAGGAATCTATGAAAAAAATGGCCGACGTCGCTAAACTGATAGTATTCAAGAAAGGTTCGGGTGGGGTCGAAGCTTTCACCGGAGGAAAGAGGTATTCGATGCCCTCCTACAAAGTTCCTGTGATCGACGAACTCGGAGCCGGAGATGCCTGTGACGGAGCCTTCCTTGCGAGTTATCTATCGGGGAAATCAATTGAAGAATCATTGAAGTATGCCAATGTGGCTGGCGCCATAACAGTGAGTTTGAAAGGCGATATAGAGCCGCTTCCGGATTGGAAGGCTATCGAGACGTTCTTGAACGTCCATGAAGCCGGTGAAAAGAAGTTGTTGAGGTGATTTTGTGAGTTGTGAGATTTATTCCTTCGGAGAACCGCTGGCCGGTTTCTATGCAAAGGACCAGCGTAGACTTTCGCAGATCGGAGATTTCCACATGACCTGGGGTGGAGACACCTCAAATGTCGCTGTCGCCTCTGCCAGGCTAGGAAGAAGCTCGGGATACATAACGAGAATAGGAAACGATTCTTTCGGTCATGGATTGATGGAACTCTGGAAAAGCAACGGCGTCGATACGACAAACGTGATAATCGACCAGGAGTACCCGACCGGAATGTATTTTGTGAGCTTTAACGGTGAAAAGCATGAATTCGACTACCGTCGAAAAGACGCCGCAGCCAGAAAGTTCGGACCGGCCGACGCGGAAAAAATTTCATTTGAGGGCGTGAAAATCTTTCATCTGAGCGGTATTTCTCAGGCGATTAGTCGTGAATGCCTTGAAGCTAGCTTTGTGCTAATGAAACGCGCTAAAGCTCTCGGTGCGAAGATCTCTTACGACCTTAACTACCGGGGTAAGCTCTGGTCAACCGAGCTGGCAAAGGCGGTATATATCAAAACCATCACGGACTTTGCCGACATTGTCTCTTTTAACGAAGAAGAGATGGAAATTCTCTCTCTTCAAGGTTCTCCGGTCGAAGCCGTAATGGAGGTTATGAAAATGGGACCCACGACAGTGGCCCTTAGAAGAGGTTCTCAGGGAGCGATACTCGGTACGAACGAAGGAATCTTCGAGGGGGAGGCCAAAAAAGTTAGAGTTGCAGATACGGTAGGGGCCGGAGACGCCTTCACAGCATCACTCCTTTGCTGCAATCTCGAAAACCTGGGAACCCAAGAAGCACTTGAGTTTGCTTTGAGAGCCGCTGCCCTCACCTGTACTGCAACCGGCTCGACCGAGGGGCAGCCAACCAGGAAACAGATAATGGATTTTTCCGGGGGAAACCCTGTTATCCAATAGGAGGTGTTTTTGATGAAGAAGATTTTAGTGTTCCTAGTAATTGCTTTGATTGCTTCGTCTCTTTTGTTTAGTGTCGATTATCCAAGAAAGGCCGTGTCGGTAATCTGTCCATGGGGCGCTGGCGGTGGAACCGACCGAGTTGCGAGATATATTGCAGACGAGTTGAGCAAGGCTCTCGGACAGCCTTTCACGGTTGTCAACAAAACAGGGGGCGGTGGAGCTGTAGGTCACAGCGCCGGCGTTTATGCAGCTCCTGACGGCTATACCATTACCCTTGTAACTCTGGAGATCGCCAACATGCACTGGCTCGGCCTTACGACGATTACTTATGATGACTTCGATTACATTGCTCAGTTCAACGAAGATGCTGCAGGGGTCATAGTTAAGGCCGATGCACCATGGAACACTATCCATGAACTTCTGGCAGATATCAAGGCAAATCCTAACAAGTTCTTCTTCTCGGGTTCGAGTGCGGCATCTATCTGGGATCTGGCGAGGATCGGAATGTTCAATGAAGCGGGAGTTCCTGTGGATTCAGTTACATGGATACCAACAACGGGAGCTGCTCCCTCAATAATAGAACTTCTTGGCGGTCACGTCGATGTTATAACCTGTTCAATCGCCGAAGCCGCTTCCCAGCTTGACAGCGGCCAACTCAAAGCCCTGGCAGTTATGTCAGACGAAAGACTCCAGAGGTTCCCCAACGTTCCCACACTGAAGGA
This portion of the Mesotoga infera genome encodes:
- a CDS encoding sugar kinase — its product is MKRALGMGEIMIQMNPTEKGALRFQTLFERHVAGSEANTIIQMQRLGIECSFLTSVGSDEFGKVILSTLRSEGVNTEGVIEDEKNPTAVYFVQRSYPVPEKTMVFYYRKGSAASNYGPQYLKDSYFDGIDLFLVSGITPALSDSCRDAAIKAIDMAKKHGALVAFDTNIRINLLKTKENALKTLEPFIRKADILFTGAGDLSMLFDGDLEKSKESMKKMADVAKLIVFKKGSGGVEAFTGGKRYSMPSYKVPVIDELGAGDACDGAFLASYLSGKSIEESLKYANVAGAITVSLKGDIEPLPDWKAIETFLNVHEAGEKKLLR
- a CDS encoding tripartite tricarboxylate transporter substrate binding protein, producing MKKILVFLVIALIASSLLFSVDYPRKAVSVICPWGAGGGTDRVARYIADELSKALGQPFTVVNKTGGGGAVGHSAGVYAAPDGYTITLVTLEIANMHWLGLTTITYDDFDYIAQFNEDAAGVIVKADAPWNTIHELLADIKANPNKFFFSGSSAASIWDLARIGMFNEAGVPVDSVTWIPTTGAAPSIIELLGGHVDVITCSIAEAASQLDSGQLKALAVMSDERLQRFPNVPTLKEQGINWSAGTWRGIAVPKNTPVEVKAILETEVLKIANSDAFKEFMDINGFGIKIRNGAEFYEFAKQQDSAWKSVLELGGFIQ
- a CDS encoding sugar kinase yields the protein MSCEIYSFGEPLAGFYAKDQRRLSQIGDFHMTWGGDTSNVAVASARLGRSSGYITRIGNDSFGHGLMELWKSNGVDTTNVIIDQEYPTGMYFVSFNGEKHEFDYRRKDAAARKFGPADAEKISFEGVKIFHLSGISQAISRECLEASFVLMKRAKALGAKISYDLNYRGKLWSTELAKAVYIKTITDFADIVSFNEEEMEILSLQGSPVEAVMEVMKMGPTTVALRRGSQGAILGTNEGIFEGEAKKVRVADTVGAGDAFTASLLCCNLENLGTQEALEFALRAAALTCTATGSTEGQPTRKQIMDFSGGNPVIQ
- a CDS encoding dihydrodipicolinate synthase family protein, which encodes MAVFKGIIPPVLTTFDSSGKVDDKCYLNLIDFLSQKVHGLFVCGTYGSGPLMSVEERKHVTELAVEGAKGRVPVIAHIGGTNPDDIFELAKHAKEAGAVAVATVVPFYFSYSQADIIRFFAKLVEISSLPVFIYNNPKTTGVSIDIDTLKKLQAVGLYGIKDSSFDLLYFYSVKHNMDIDKFCYITGTEAFIMPAVPLGAKAAICGLANALPEPVVELYNETSAGNYARALELQVKVNQLRDVQHYAQSIPAIHAMLKMRGINSGYPRMPYSLVDDSIYTKMEKALIDKKAL